The Streptomyces sp. R28 region TGCCGGGGCCGGCCTCCGGCGTGCCCACGTCGATGACGAGGGTGTCGGCGAAGTCGGCGGTCTGCTCCAGATGGTCGCCGAGACGGAGGATGCCGTGCCGCTCGCGCAGGGAGATGAGCCGCAGTTGGAGGATGAACCGCATCGGCTCGTCCGTCGACTGCCTCAGGCCGCTGTTGAGGAAGGTCGTCGCCAGCGACACCGACGCCTCCTGCCCGTCCGGGGGCGCGTCGAGCTGGATCGGGCACCAGTGGGCGGCGAGCCGCTCGTGCATCACCACGGGCAGCCCGCGCACCGACAGCCGGGCCTCGGCCTGCCAGACGACGTCCTCGTCGCCGGACAGCCGGTAGTCGACCAGCGACGCCTCGATCCTGGTGTCCCCGAAGAGGAACCGCCGCAGGTTCTGGTACCCCTCCTCGGAGTTGACCATCCCGTAGCGCCCGCTGTGGCTGCGGTGCACGAAGGCCTGGTGGGCGCCCGGCACATAAGCCCGCTCGATCTGCACGAGCCCGTCGCTGTGCGGTCCGACGGCGGCCGAGGACAGCCCGAGGGCGACGTCGTAGTCCGCCGGGTCGGTCCCCACCAGGCAGAAGACCCGCTCGACGGGAAGCGCCCCCGGCCCGGTGGGCATCACGCGGGCGTCCCAGTCACCGGGCGGGCCGTCGGGGTCCAGCCGGTCCTGCGGGGTGAGGTACTCGTACATCCGCCGGGGGCCGAAGATGTCGGCGCCCTGGATGCCGAGCGTGTCGCGGATCCGCTCCACCCATCCGCCCCCGACGTCGAAGCCGATGCCACCGTGCGGGGTGCCGTAGGTGAAGAACTTCGCGACACAGTCGGCGGCGGCGCGGCCCCGGTCGGGCAGGACCTTCTGCAGCAGGCAGCGGCAGATCAGGCCGCCCATGGAGTGGGCCACGAGGATCACTGCGGGGGCCCCGCTCTTCTCCCGCACCCGGTCGATCAGGTCGAGCAGGTCGGCGGCGGCGTGCTCCAGCTGGTACTCCTGCGGGCTGCCGCCCCAGGTGGTCGCCGAGCGGTCGTAGAAGCGGTGGATCCAGATGGTGTTGGC contains the following coding sequences:
- a CDS encoding esterase/lipase family protein, with the protein product MDDNRRLPLVYVRGFAGGTRGIDKAVADPFYGFNEGSTHVRVGAHNQPLFHQFESPLLRLLREEGYELLVKGSQEAYLGGHAEIPANTIWIHRFYDRSATTWGGSPQEYQLEHAAADLLDLIDRVREKSGAPAVILVAHSMGGLICRCLLQKVLPDRGRAAADCVAKFFTYGTPHGGIGFDVGGGWVERIRDTLGIQGADIFGPRRMYEYLTPQDRLDPDGPPGDWDARVMPTGPGALPVERVFCLVGTDPADYDVALGLSSAAVGPHSDGLVQIERAYVPGAHQAFVHRSHSGRYGMVNSEEGYQNLRRFLFGDTRIEASLVDYRLSGDEDVVWQAEARLSVRGLPVVMHERLAAHWCPIQLDAPPDGQEASVSLATTFLNSGLRQSTDEPMRFILQLRLISLRERHGILRLGDHLEQTADFADTLVIDVGTPEAGPGIWAAWNSDIEGAIRDHRVAGEPRVDEDPTPERWVAHIELPTTAGPLVGPAARIRLVATPWT